The Hydra vulgaris chromosome 14, alternate assembly HydraT2T_AEP genome includes the window GCTGATTAATTCATAATCGATATATCACTACTTTTAATggataaaagtttaatttggaATTACTATCATTGTATAGTAAGCAACCAGGGTTGAAATTTGACTCGgaaattttattcaaacttcatgttatatattgtatatatatgcatatataaacatcattatgatcaacatgatcataaTCATGATTGCCATCATCTTTTTAATCTTTCTATGATTATGCCTCCTTTTCTTGTCTTGTTAGTGTCACACCACATATCTatctgatcatcttctctttcggcaaatactacaccatataaattctaaagtttatataaattagagaTGTACATGGTACACGGTGACTTTTTCAAATGTGCTGATTTACCTTGCAATTATTGAAGAAGGCTGGTTATTTTGGAGGTgccttttaatttttgaaggtGCTTGACAACCCTTAAACACAAAAAGAGGTTCTGAAAAACCCTTTGGTGTACGAGGTACTGGGTAATTTCAAACTACCGGGCAAATATACATAAACTACAGGGTACCTATCATCTTCCAGGATTCCCAATCATTTGGAAAATTCACCGAGCTACTTCAGGGGTAGCCAGACACCTCCAAAAATTACCAGGTACCTAGAATAACAGAAAATTTCTTCGGGTACCCACTACAtctctaatataaatatatgtaaggatattgtatgccagcatctaaataaatagcaaacataaatgtttatatccatattatgtatacataaatGGGCATCTTTTTATGGGTCTGATTTTTCATAggtctgatctttttacttttctCTAGAATAGGGGTAGAGTTATTTGGAAAGAACTTTTTTGCTAACTTGACTCTTGAATCAAATGGCCATATTCTTCCTGTCATaccagttaaacagattaaaccattgttaaacattaaaaccactctggcttccaatgctaaagttaattctcaattaaTTATTTCTACTGTTTATCCttcagacaagatttccatggtccaaaaaaagttttttcagaagTCTCTTAAATATTTgctaaactattaaaaagtgctaaataaatGGTTCCAATGGAACCATTTATTTAGCACTTTTGCACTTTTCAATGGTGACTCTATTTCCTTATGATTCATCTTTCtactttttcttgaaaaaaggCTTTACAttttaatctgatctctcttctgtaaaaGCCTagggcttgcagtggcttgtggaTTTAAAGTCTGGACTTAAAACCCACAATTTTTGTAAGACAACAAAACTCGCTTatttactgtaaaaaaaaaaaaaaagcaagattgTTGGCAtccctatattgatgaataacaaccctcttactcACAGGCAAAGTCtgaaagcacattgtaaatgtaattagactGCTTTATCTGCAAAtatcatggtcaatgctcaaacaagctatcaACTACATTCAGATACGCAAAAACTCATTTTCGCTAggcttcttattcaacaagtcACATCCTTATACCGTATCTGTCCCTtgagctttaaaaacttttattattccagtttttttttttgcccatcagaaaaatattataactcttacccatcttcatgttttctttttttataaaacctacaactttttaaatcttcagtTAACCATTTTCTAGCTTTTTAACCCTATCCtctatttttttagtaactcataacttaatagtggttgcttccAATCTTGCTGGAAGAAGcaagactttaaaaatatataaatatatgccagtatttaatagtGAATGTGAGTATAAAGTTatcataagtaataaaaaaatttttctagccATGTTAgaaaatatgcttatttttagATGGGGCTGGGGCCCAAGTCACTTCCTATTTTCCTACAGAAACCAGAGATATAGCCAGatgtaaacaattattaaaagtataaacaagtaaaagaattaaaacaatagTTGAAAGTACTAGTGGTTTACATGTCCATCAAAAGATTCAACTTAAAATTAGTgcgttaaaaagaaatatagaaGATCGccaaaaaaaaacctaacaatTACTGAAgcataaaaaattacttcttttttcaaaagaaaatgaaaaatatcttaaagctgtactttcaaaatatattcCAAAAGATGGCAttccttaaaataaattttgtacatctgaagatttaaagatgttattgAAAGGAAAGGCTGCATAGAGATACTAAAATCAcccaaaatcatttaaaaaaattaatggattATGCCTAAAAAATAAGGAAAGTAGtagtaaatgaaattttacaGAATAAGCTAAATAAATAAGCGTTTAGCCACCGATGAATAAACATCCAGTAAAAACAACcggtatataaatattattattcaaagaAACTATGTTATTTTTGGGATCTTGGATTGAGTCGGATTCATGGATTTGCACCTGCTGAGGTAcccaaaaaattaattgaaaagaaGCTAAAAGAGTTTAATATAGCTTTGTCAAATATTGTCTACAAAACATCAGATGGAGCTGGcattaataagttatttaaataaaaaagttacataataaAAACCATCAGTTTTATATAGTACAAGGGTTACTATTGGCAAAAATAAAAGTACGAAGAATTTTAAGAAAACTTGCAACCAAAAATGATAAACTAGTACAAAAATAAGTCCAAGAAACTGTCTAAAAAAAACCTTCTCAAATTTAGTATTGTAAAACTAGATGGAGTAGTTAATTAAGCATGCtggaaagatttttaaaatttcaaggtGCTGTTCTAATAAGTCTGATAGATTTAATAATGGacataaattttgatgaaaacaaagaaaaattattttcaaatattatattaatctTGCAACCTATTAAGTTTGCCGTTGAAACACTCTGCACGGAAAAGgttaatttatatgtatacttaatttatatgtatatcataatttatatgtttatatgtatgatGTCACAACATCATACTTGACTATGATTTCCAAATGCAACATAAAAATCTGATTTTTCCATTTGGTAGAGAAAAAgaagacatgttttttttttaagttagggTTTGTATATTTACTGATTTTTTAtactacattattatattacaaaaggTTTTCCAAGATGCGGGAGAGAGGCTCAATGGACAACTACTTGAAATAATACACAAACTTTATGCACTTTATGTTTATGCACTGCTGCTGCAACACTGTAGATTATACTCATTGGCTTGCCGAAACAAACCATGGACTAATATCCTTTTTTTCAACACTTAAAATATGCGGAAACAAACATACAGTATAGCAACTATAGTTATAACAGCTTAAACATACCTTACGCCAGTTTTCAGTGTCATAGTActttctccttttttttctaaaatcttatattataatattgaaatttagttattaatatatatatatatatatatatatatatatatatatatatatatatatatatatatttatatatatatatatatatatatatatatatatatatatatatatatatatatataatatatatatatatatacatttagttatatatatatatatatatatatatatatatatatatatatatatatatatatatatatatatatatatatatataaacttagcaaataaaaatattattttgtgttaaacataaaaaacaataaaaacaaaatctttcacAGGAAAATATTTGGTCAtaatatatttagaatttaaaaatattgagtttgttttttaatttattatcatctttttaaaactatttttttctgttgaaaaCTGAGCCTGTCTAtaacaacattttaataaatgaacagcaatcaataaattcaaaacacCAATATcaacaaagaaaatttattaaataaaatatagaacaAAAACAATTGAGTTGAGAAAGTAGAAGtacaataaattaaagtaatttgagcctaataattttattatagtttttacatAGCGCATTTTGTTTCATCCAGTAGTAGTAATAATACTACTATTTTACCTTTTCTTTCTGGATTTTGATCTTTGATGATATCTTTTATTCAATTTGTATacaatttactttacaaaataatagAGAGAATGTAGATTATCTGTATGTCTATTGTGTACACTAGTATAATAATGTACAAATATACTGTTACTGACAAAATATAACTAGAAAAACATAAGTATATCTAAAGCAGATATTACAAGAAAAACATAGCAAAGTTCACATACTTACAAAGGTATAATACAACTAAACAATAACaggtataaaataataaaaacaaatataacataattaaacataataacattgatctagataaaaaaaaagcataaaaatctCTGCTTGAAATTGTCTAtgccataaaaataaaatttccttGCTACTACCGTATTTACTAGCtatatttacattattgatAAAGTAAAGACATTATAAACCTTTAAAAGTCATTACAATGATATTACTGTTGTAACGATGTTTTACTTATAAAGGTTACaagtgtttttagttttttaggaCTGGAAATTTTAGGCAGTGATATACCTTTTTTTCTAGATTAAATTTGattatcaactttttataaaaagtttgatagaattactaaattttgataaatacaaAAAGGATTTATCAAACACCGACAAAAgatgcataaaaatttttttaacttcttcagTTAAAACAGTCAAAATAATACTacttaaaagaataataagCTAATCTACAACTATCAGACTTATTCAGaacaaaacatttgttaaacACAAGTTTAATGTTTAGCGTTTATTcactttattttagttataaaaaaatataaggaaAAATATAAGGAtaatattgaaactttttaaatacatagAAACAAACTGTCGCtagtacaactttttttttgtatctaagGACCcgtttttgttttgaaagttcAGGGGGCGTTTATTTAAAGCAAAGCGTAAAATAACGCCCCCTGAGCTAAAACTTCGTATAAACCAGTGGTCGGCAAAATTTTTAGCAATAGACTCTATTgctaaaatttatgttataaaagtgtgtaataaaagtttacataacaATCAGATTTGgctaccaatttttttttaaattgttgtaatGCTCATATATGACTCTATAATAGAGTTGTTAAGTAAACTTTTATTACAcacttttataacataaatttaatacttagaaatatttattaatgcgAACAATGTGCTTGCATTTCCTTGGAAAGTTTGAGTAAGTCAGATTtgtatgttgttgtttttaattttaggcatGATTCCAAGTTCTCATCAATAAGATGATTTCTCAGTTTACTCTTGATGATGTTCATGCTTGAAAAAGATTGTTCGCATATATATGTAGAACCAAAAAGAGAAAGAACAGCAAACGCGAGCTTTATCAGCTGATCGTAAGAGTCAGGAATACTATTCCAAATGTTGAAAATGATCATGTCTTCCTTTTCCTGGTTATTCAAAGCAGACCACTTGTGTTATGAACTAAAATCTCATTTTTTCTTCTCTAATGTTTCCAATTCAAAACAAAGACGTTCGAATTTAGAGCGCCATATctccttgttttttaaatccagCAATTATATTTCAAAGCTAccaatttcaatttcaaaaggAGTAAATTTCAATTCGGTTATCGTAGCATTAAGAGTATTTTTGACAAATGCTAAAATTGGTCTGCTGTTTTTTAATTACTGAAACCTGCTGAGAAATGCTTCCctcatattaaaaattattgttttaaaatggtatTTATCAATAAGGTAATTATTTTCTTGACGATGCTTCAGCAGGCTCGGAAAGTGGAACAAGGTTTTCCTTTCAAAATCTTGGGCAAAAATggataatttgttttcaaatgaTATTACTTCTtctaacatcaaaaaaattaagtttcctTTCCCTTGTAGTTTAcaattaagcttttttttttatttaagtgccccaagaagactTAACGGTcgtgtcacagagcaccgtggaagtgcatttaaccaggaagttcaggCCTCCTtacttaccgtgacgcgaaaatatgtccagagctcgttttcGAATCTCGATCttttgcttataaagcaagtgctctaaccactgcgccacggccgcacttAGATGAGACAAGCTGACTTAGATGAGACGTAAAGTCTAACATGAAACAAAAGTTTTGGATTCATTGTTCGTCTGTTAGTTCAGGGAGTGAATGCTCTTCTCGAGGAGAAATGCTATAATTTCTCCTCGAGAAGGGacgcaaaacgtttttaaacgtTCCCTCTTGATATCTAACGTACCTTGTTATGAAGCAGAAGATTGGCGTATTCACTTtccatttcaaataaaaaaattttgaattggCAATGATTAAGAGCTTTGGCTAAAATGGAGTTGATAATTGTAATCACTAATTCCAtaactttacaaattttatcCGGAAATGTTTGCGCACAAAGCGCTTCTAGATGAATGATACAATGGTAAACAAGTATCtcgtaatttattttttttttcaaaatagcaACAAACCCTTTTCTTACGCCGGCCATACTTTTGGTCCAATCTGTCAAAATCGACACAATTTTGTCAAGGGGAATATGATGTTTATCCATACACTTAATTACAGCGTTTGCGATGTCTTCACCACGCGTCTGACCCTTAAGTGGCAATAATCCTAAAAGTTCTTCATTAGGGCCCGAATGAGACATAAATCTTACATAAAGTGAAACTTGCGCTGTATTATTTATGTCACAAGACTCGTCAACTGCTAATGACAAAGCCAAAATCAATTTCAGATCTTCAATATGTTGGGTGGTTATATTCAAAcacattttaattgttttatctttaatggTTTTGGCTGACAATGGTATCTCTTTAATTCTTTTCAGAATACCTGCTTTGTTCTTAAAATGCCGAAATAGCTCTTCAGatgcatttataaaacaattttttatgtattccCCGTCTGCGTACGGTTTCCCTCTCTTAGCAATCTCAtggctaaaaacaaaacttgccaTATTAATATTGTTGGAAGATTGCATCCAGTTATTAAATACAGAGTTTGACGACTTTTGACTCTTCTGAAGTTCCTCAATTGCTTTCTTCCTTGCATCACCGGTAGGATATTTAGTGCTGAATGACACGTACTTTCTTGTAAAGTGTCTCTCTAAATTCGACTTCTTGTTATGCGCGAATTCCTccttagaaattttaaaagtatacatagGGTAAATGTAAGTGCCTATTAAGACTTATTTATACTTGAAAATAAAAGAGCCCTGTATATAGCAGGTGTAATAAAATCGTATAAAATACCTTTAAGATGTACAGCTAGGTTGAAAAAtacaacaacttttaaaaagaaaggacAACGGCAGACTCGGTAAATACGACAAAACTGTTCACACTGCAACTGCTGGTCTGCTTGAGATACCTTTATATCACACAGGAGTACGCCGAAAACATACGAACAATTTCAGCCGATAGCTCGTACATGGTTTGTCTTTACGTTTacgaaaactaataaaattaaactcgATGTTCGTTAcgtatttttacaacaaattaatGTCCtcaatttatagaaaaaatttaattcatcaaaataagatgtaatttttttcttaccaAGTAAttcttaaatgaaaatattattacgCTTTCCGTGGATATTTGTGCCGGAGCCGCACTTAAGGAGCAAAAGAGCCGCATGCGTCTCCGGAGCCGCACTTTGCCGACCACTTGTATAAacgaaacaaaaatttatttttattttttatacattttagttTAGATTTGTTTGCTCTTTTTTACAATACATGGCCGTAGACAACTTATTTAATCTGGTGGGTATGGGGGCTATGAAGAGTAGGAGTAGCAAATAACTCTAAGCAATAAAACTCTTCAGAATTCTGTAGTAATAcctattactttttcttttcttttttttgttttgttttttatgttcttttattaaaactttacaaataatcACAATTATAAACTGATTCgtttataatgtataaaataaattattgtacaTATAATAGGAGCTTTTTTtagcacaaataataaatttagcacAAATAATGACTATAAAAAGGCAACGCTattaaaagaacgcgggaaacttgcagaagaccatgtAGTCTTGTCATCAAGAGACTGCTTTCAGTTgcaatatttttgtatacttaatttattaaaaaattttagcttAGCGAAGTCTCATGGGGGCCATTAAATACGCTAACAATTTTCTTGCGATTT containing:
- the LOC136090806 gene encoding general transcription factor II-I repeat domain-containing protein 2A-like, which codes for MYTFKISKEEFAHNKKSNLERHFTRKYVSFSTKYPTGDARKKAIEELQKSQKSSNSVFNNWMQSSNNINMASFVFSHEIAKRGKPYADGEYIKNCFINASEELFRHFKNKAGILKRIKEIPLSAKTIKDKTIKMCLNITTQHIEDLKLILALSLAVDESCDINNTAQVSLYVRFMSHSGPNEELLGLLPLKGQTRGEDIANAVIKCMDKHHIPLDKIVSILTDWTKSMAGVRKGFVAILKKKINYEILVYHCIIHLEALCAQTFPDKICKVMELVITIINSILAKALNHCQFKIFLFEMESEYANLLLHNKVR